One window of the Chelonoidis abingdonii isolate Lonesome George chromosome 3, CheloAbing_2.0, whole genome shotgun sequence genome contains the following:
- the TDRD15 gene encoding tudor domain-containing protein 15: protein MDLKVTQIECHPKEVLVTFQGKYNTEYDFDYHILQKEIQHVSKVKDSIGIGDFCLVEDINGEWHRGRVLEKRGEIYEVFLIDIGKVLIVNEINVSSACGEWFQLPPKVVCGVFANILPVGEKWGPKALNYFSSLKGLQIKGHVQAILPYQLFLLEVPKVTSDVLELQLGKLVDGYSFRLIVEMLKELPQELLCKHMPDLLQQKYTRPESSSFSNAENLPAFQPILDRFLPSLSVGSVEKVKITVAISPSKFYCQMLKWQKGLEDLTTTMTLHYEAVSRENVPSCDSFGALCAAKRQKGQWHRGVIQELLSDNQVKVWFMDFGNSEAVPSSHVLKLQPEFTSLPMISFQCALSCFSDQSEAVKRNSQLKEFKQALLGQSAVYASIDLFNANECLYYVTLYSQESEVNAKYPQQVNEVVQACSLVSSTDVTNILGDIKAYEEICVSVESLIGNTEQMGNCLIEKDSSLSIYCKTVEMKIDSVHVAFVEYVLNPSNFWIQTNDYNNEFQTLMKNIADVYNSYGVYDKIYYRGLITEVEGVNINVYFLDFGNTDTVPAHGVKTLLPEFCKLPALAMHCALAHAFPIEDVWVKKETDFFKKVVFDKQLLFYVIAKQNDKYIVNAQFMDGLEQIDVVTLMVQAGYAEYWEVQPDSLLNFVKNSKGLNLKNNNKKYINTQGTYVKPKSKVSATRNIYHNKQLLNTFSVARESLESFPNWESTLSRKHYVISGRSDHMGSYKELMFKPGAVLDVICSHIISPSHFFCQLQSKLSELMNLMEQIQSYYEVHSNPYKTGQIACVAKHSKDGKWYRAAFLKQVSRNEVDVIFVDYGNQERVLLKDLQAILPVFITLESQAFTCSLKNINEPSQFYPFVWTKEACKDFGDFISASSGLLTCVIYALILIRPNCLCNLVDLQTPFIDAHQFLIEHGHDQSQFFGFTKALKPSAFLYSFCYSSFNIKIGSEEEIYITHIYSPAKFYCQLNRNTEIIDKLMKKIAEISNLPNSSEYDPSKIPLCIAKYFEDGPFYRALASSMGSSSYLLAYFVDFGNKQMVVRDKLMPIPDHATDLLLTPMQAIKCYLSDLREREIPVEVNKWFEENFMGKPLKAVVVSRESDGQIGMKLYDGHSQINQKILQLLSENGKKYTEEFEHVKSCTEQSAENSREVHKVKPDEGNKTKDKNVERIALNTEIKPEVHDITFQPGVQEDFEDKEQTVLVPQKLCSMPFKLPTFHGNKEPVCKNVMNISLEHKEKNADGIFTPESLLCPVFNLQEIPVNIMAEFCTNKLNYTCQQEGSVNRPKYINLPPRNIELNSQLAGYISNINSPSSFYIQLAEDENVIIQLAEELNEGKINIDHENYLNELVKGDLVLAEYVIDCFLYRAVIKTVRSRKSYEVEFIDYGNTAVVSPSKIYKIQGKFLTLPRFSIHCFLSGVKSTHPDGSWSSNDVFYFSRKVNNKQITCVFLQQHEQQWEVDIICDGKSVVNELMQRHDSSGIQNTPMLNMETDTEQDIPVTNADPEDEELRKNSRVHNKCEAVKTRNTSEILSQIPNQELNPGQLEMAEIIHISKCRNFHVKLMRNMQTFSDLNIMVAKEAKRNCLIAVENIQEGLECLTKSKNTLKWYRSKVMKLISEEKMLVFFMDRGRCEMVSLRNTKMLSNEIKCIPKQAILCKWIWIQNSGKMSCDYVIDKIAYREIKLLFLRYLESSCIWEVDILVDGILLLEYLSQTSGQGKINKPNCTESANNMASKTSVPSFRINSVTWVLLQSGNQYPGFATTVTDPSNFCIQLEDLFDTMKTLFMLLSDLPGNLPTLPQDLVTPGASCLIKFGLEAQWNRVEVSEISNQSVVLMFIDYGFPAYIPYSDIDKLKVVPEEFICLPRLSYSCFLSGVIPAKGKHWSDEAKLVFQEFLCKQGLIFQFKQYGSGMKLEVDVLCERSNLADTLVAAGHAIYCKSTCCLLEHDDTKPIETCSQLQSEAQQSHFLQISEAKPSCTERSFLVRKKENAQQQTPDLQHRNARGTVSRSNSTTKAHSRKRPRKKLSSYSNGKNSANDELKCDKNLFMQFSDDKKCNTIYTESLTENLPPEAMSETSDSADMNTRMREMKISKEVASKEYMNNTEGWIMSATWGK from the exons ATGGATCTGAAGGTAACTCAGATAGAGTGCCATCCAAAGGAAGTGCTTGTGACATTTCAGGGGAAATATAATACGGAATATGACTTTGATTACCACATATTGCAAAAGGAAATACAGCATGTATCCAAAGTAAAGGACAGTATTGGCATTGGCGACTTTTGTTTGGTGGAGGACATAAATGGAGAATGGCATAGAGGAAGAGTGCtggaaaagagaggggaaatCTATGAAGTGTTTCTCATAGACATTGGGAAAGTGCTAATAGTTaatgaaataaatgtttcttCTGCATGTGGTGAATGGTTCCAGCTGCCTCCAAAGGTGGTGTGTGGTGTTTTTGCAAACATACTTCCAGTTGGGGAAAAATGGGGTCCaaaagctctaaattatttttcttctctaaaAGGATTACAGATTAAAGGTCATGTGCAAGCCATTTTACCATACCAGTTGTTTCTCCTGGAAGTACCGAAAGTCACTAGCGATGTTCTTGAACTGCAGTTAGGAAAACTTGTTGATGGATATTCGTTTCGTCTTATTGTAGAAATGTTAAAGGAATTACCCCAAGAGCTCCTTTGCAAACACATGCCAGATTTGCTGCAGCAGAAGTACACAAGGCCAGAGTCATCCTCTTTCAGCAATGCTGAAAATCTACCAGCATTTCAGCCAATTCTGGATAGATTTCTGCCTTCTTTGTCTGTTGGCAGTGTAGAGAAGGTAAAAATAACTGTTGCAATCAGTCCAAGCAAATTTTATTGTCAGATGCTAAAATGGCAGAAAGGGCTAGAAGACTTGACCACAACAATGACTTTGCATTATGAAGCTGTCAGTAGGGAAAATGTTCCATCTTGTGATAGTTTTGGAGCTCTCTGTGCTGCAAAAAGACAAAAAGGACAGTGGCACCGGGGAGTGATACAGGAGCTCCTCTCAGATAACCAAGTAAAGGTCTGGTTCATGGATTTTGGCAACAGTGAAGCTGTGCCTTCCAGTCATGTTCTGAAACTTCAACCAGAATTCACTTCCTTACCAATGATTTCATTTCAGTGTGCACTGTCATGTTTCAGTGATCAGAGTGAAGCTGTAAAAAGAAATTCTCAACTAAAAGAATTTAAACAGGCCTTATTAGGACAGTCTGCTGTGTATGCCAGCATTGATTTGTTCAATGCCAATGAATGTTTGTATTATGTTACATTATATAGTCAAGAATCTGAAGTTAATGCTAAATATCCACAACAGGTGAATGAGGTAGTTCAAGCATGTTCCCTAGTTTCTAGTACAGATGTCACTAATATACTTGGAGACATCAAAGCTTATGAAGAGATCTGTGTTTCAGTTGAAAGTTTGATtggaaacacagaacaaatgggaAACTGCTTAATTGAAAAGGACTCTTCTTTATCAATCTATTGCAAAACAGTAGAAATGAAAATAGATTCTGTTCATGTTGCTTTTGTCGAATATGTGTTGAATCCATCAAACTTCTGGATTCAAACTAATGACTACAACAATGAGTTTCAAACCTTGATGAAAAATATTGCAGATGTGTATAATAGCTATGGAGTTTATGATAAGATT TACTATCGAGGACTTATCACTGAAGTGGAAGGTGTAAACATTAACGTTTATTTTTTGGATTTTGGAAATACAGATACTGTACCCGCTCATGGTGTGAAAACTTTGCTTCCAGAGTTTTGTAAATTACCAGCACTTGCCATGCATTGTGCACTTGCTCATGCGTTTCCCATTGAGGATGTATGggttaaaaaagaaacagatttctttaaaaaggttGTATTTGACAAACAGCTCTTGTTTTATGTCATTGCAAAGCAAAATGACAAGTACATTGTTAATGCACAATTTATGGATGGCTTGGAACAAATAGATGTTGTCACGCTTATGGTTCAGGCCGGATATGCTGAGTACTGGGAGGTGCAACCGGATTCTCTTTTGAACTTTGTGAAAAATTCTAAAGgcctaaatttaaaaaacaataacaaaaaatatataaatacacaagGTACATATGTTAAACCTAAAAGTAAAGTATCAGCAACTAGAAATATCTATCACAACAAACAGTTATTAAACACTTTTTCTGTGGCAAGAGAATCTCTTGAATCTTTTCCGAATTGGGAAAGTACTCTTTCCAGAAAGCATTATGTAATATCTGGGAGAAGTGACCATATGGGCTCTTATAAAGAGTTAATGTTCAAACCAGGAGCAGTTCTTGATGTCATATGTTCTCATATTATTTCTCCATCCCATTTTTTTTGTCAGTTGCAAAGCAAATTATCAGAACTAATGAATTTAATGGAGCAAATTCAGAGTTATTATGAAGTGCATAGCAATCCCTATAAAACTGGCCAGATTGCCTGTGTTGCAAAGCACTCCAAGGATGGAAAGTGGTACAGAGCAGCTTTTCTGAAACAAGTATCCAGAAATGAAGTTGATGTGATATTTGTAGACTATGGTAATCAGGAAAGAGTTTTACTTAAGGATCTTCAAGCTATTCTTCCAGTTTTTATAACTTTGGAAAGTCAGGCTTTTACATGTAGTCTTAAGAACATAAATGAACCCTCACAATTTTACCCATTCGTTTGGACTAAAGAGGCATGTAAGGATTTTGGAGACTTCATTTCTGCTTCTAGTGGGCTATTGACTTGCGTCATTTATGCTTTAATTCTTATAAGGCCTAACTGCTTGTGTAATTTAGTTGATTTACAGACTCCATTTATTGATGCACATCAGTTTCTCATAGAGCATGGCCATGaccagtcccaattttttggaTTCACAAAAGCACTTAAACCATCAGCTTTTCTGTATAGTTTTTGCTACTcatcttttaatataaaaattggaAGTGAAGAGGAAATATATATAACGCATATATACAGCCCTGCAAAATTTTATTGCCAGCTTAATCGTAACACTGAAATTATAGACAAATTGATGAAGAAGATTGCAGAGATTAGTAACCTACCAAACAGTTCAGAATATGACCCGAGCAAAATACCATTATGCATAGCGAAATATTTTGAAGATGGTCCCTTTTACAGAGCTTTGGCGTCTTCCATGGGATCATCATCCTATTTACTAGCCTATTTTGTGGACTTTGGGAATAAACAGATGGTAGTGAGAGACAAACTGATGCCTATTCCAGATCATGCCACAGATTTACTATTGACACCCATGCAAGCCATTAAATGTTATCTGTCAgatcttagagagagagaaattccagTAGAAGTCAATAAATGGTTTGAGGAGAATTTCATGGGTAAACCATTGAAGGCAGTAGTAGTATCCAGAGAGTCAGATGGCCAGATTGGCATGAAGCTGTATGATGGACATAGCCAGATAAATCAGAAAATTCTACAATTATTGTCTGAGAATGGGAAAAAGTACACAGAAGAATTTGAGCAtgtgaaaagttgtacagagcaGTCTGCTGAAAATAGTAGGGAggtacacaaagtaaaacctgaTGAaggtaataaaacaaaagataaaaatgTTGAGAGAATTGCCTTGAACACTGAAATAAAACCTGAAGTACATGATATAACTTTTCAGCCTGGTGTTCAAGAGGATTTTGAAGATAAAGAGCAAACTGTGCTTGTTCCACAAAAATTGTGCAGTATGCCCTTTAAACTACCAACATTCCATGGCAATAAAGAGCCAGTTTGTAAAAATGTTATGAATATATCTTTGGaacacaaagagaaaaatgcagaTGGAATATTTACTCCTGAATCTTTACTTTGCCCTGTTTTCAATTTGCAGGAAATACCTGTAAATATTATGGCTGAATTTTGCACCAACAAACTAAATTATACGTGTCAACAAGAAGGTAGTGTAAATAGACCTAAATATATCAATCTTCCTCCACGTAACATTGAGCTGAATTCTCAGTTAGCAGGGTACATTTCCAATATAAATAGCCCATCTAGTTTCTATATTCAGCTCGCAGAGGATGAAAATGTAATCATTCAACTTGCAGAAGAACtaaatgaaggaaaaataaatatagacCATGAAAATTACCTGAATGAACTTGTGAAAGGGGATCTTGTTTTAGCAGAATATGTAATTGATTGTTTCTTATATAGAGCAGTTATTAAAACAGTTAGATCAAGAAAATCCTATGAGGTAGAATTCATTGACTATGGTAATACAGCAGTTGTGAGTCCATCAAAAATCTACAAAATTCAAGGAAAGTTCTTAACTTTGCCAAGGTTCAGTATCCATTGTTTCCTTAGTGGAGTAAAAAGTACTCATcctgatggaagctggagcagcaATGATGTGTTCTACTTTTCCAGAAAagtaaataataaacaaattacTTGTGTATTTTTGCAACAACATGAACAACAGTGGGAGGTAGATATAATTTGTGATGGAAAGTCTGTGGTTAATGAGTTAATGCAGAGACATGACAGCTCAGGAATACAGAATACACCAATGCTAAATATGGAAACTGATACAGAACAAGACATTCCAGTCACAAATGCAGATCCTGAAGATGAGGAACTAAGGAAGAACTCTAGAGTTCATAACAAATGCGAGGCTGTTAAGACTAGAAACACCTCTGAAATTCTCTCTCAAATCCCTAACCAAGAGCTAAATCCTGGACAACTAGAAATGGCAGAAATAattcatatttcaaaatgtagaaattTCCATGTAAAATTAATGAGAAATATGCAAACATTTTCGGATTTAAATATAATGGTTGCCAAAGAAGCAAAGAGAAACTGTTTGATTGCAGTAGAAAATATTCAAGAAGGATTGGAATGCTTGACAAAATCTAAAAATACATTGAAGTGGTACCGATCAAAAGTGATGAAGCTTATTAGTGAGGAGAAAATGTTAGTTTTCTTCATGGATCGTGGTAGATGTGAAATGGTGTCCTTGCGTAATACAAAAATGCTCAGTAATGAGATCAAGTGTATTCCTAAACAAGCCATATTATGTAAATGGATTTGGATTCAAAATTCAGGTAAAATGTCATGTGACTATGTGATAGATAAAATTGCATATCGTGAAATAAAGCTCCTGTTTCTGAGATACTTGGAATCTTCTTGTATCTGGGAAGTAGATATCTTAGTAGATGGGATTCTGCTTTTGGAATATTTGAGTCAGACCTCTGGGCAAGGCAAAATCAACAAACCTAATTGTACAGAAAGTGCAAATAACATGGCTTCTAAGACATCTGTACCGTCTTTTAGAATAAATTCAGTTACATGGGTGCTACTCCAAAGTGGTAATCAATACCCTGGATTTGCAACTACAGTTACTGATCCTTCTAACTTCTGTATTCAATTAGAAGACTTATTTGACACAATGAAAACCTTGTTTATGCTACTTTCCGACCTTCCAGGCAATTTGCCAACTTTGCCACAGGACCTTGTGACTCCTGGTGCAAGTTGTTTGATCAAGTTTGGGTTGGAAGCACAGTGGAACAGGGTAGAAGTTTCTGAAATTTCAAATCAGTCTGTTGTTCTAATGTTTATTGATTATGGCTTTCCTGCATATATTCCCTACTCAGATATTGACAAACTGAAAGTTGTTCCAGAAGAATTTATTTGTTTACCACGATTATCTTACTCTTGCTTCTTATCTGGTGTGATTCCTGCTAAAGGGAAACACTGGAGTGATGAAGCTAAGCTTGTGTTTCAGGAATTTCTGTGTAAACAAGGCCTGATTTTCCAGTTTAAGCAGTATGGTTCTGGAATGAAACTAGAAGTAGATGTTCTGTGTGAGCGGAGTAATCTAGCAGATACCTTGGTTGCAGCTGGTCATGCTATCTACTGTAAAAGTACATGCTGCCTTCTTGAACATGACGATACAAAACCAATTGAAACATGTTCACAACTTCAAAGTGAAGCACAGCAATCACATTTTCTGCAAATTTCCGAAGCAAAACCTAGCTGTACTGAAAGGAGTTTCTTGGTACGTAAAAAAGAGAATGCACAGCAGCAAACACCAGATCTGCAACATAGAAATGCCCGTGGTACAGTTTCAAGAAGTAATTCTACCACTAAAGCACATTCTAGAAAACGTCCCAGGAAGAAACTAAGTTCATATAGTAATGGCAAAAATAGTGCAAACGATGAACTTAAGTGTGACAAAAATTTATTTATGCAATTTTCGGATGATAAGAAATGTAACACCATTTACACAGAAAGTCTTACTGAAAATCTGCCTCCAGAAGCAATGAGTGAGACATCTGACTCTGCTGACATGAACACCAGAATGAGGGAAATGAAGATTAGTAAAGAGGTGGCATCAAAAGAATATATGAATA ATACAGAAGGATGGATAATGTCAGCCACCTGGGGAAAATAA